One stretch of Janibacter limosus DNA includes these proteins:
- a CDS encoding WXG100 family type VII secretion target: MALTDGMDPVRIREVARQLTTESGKIEEVVTNGTTQAGTLAENWIGNDSEQFASSWQDAVKSLQAARDLMNDYARTAVQQADEQKGASGATSD, translated from the coding sequence ATGGCACTGACTGACGGAATGGACCCGGTCCGCATCCGAGAGGTTGCGCGACAGCTGACGACGGAATCCGGCAAGATCGAGGAGGTCGTCACCAACGGCACCACCCAGGCGGGGACCCTCGCGGAGAACTGGATCGGCAACGACTCCGAGCAGTTCGCCTCGTCGTGGCAGGACGCGGTCAAGTCCCTGCAGGCCGCCCGCGACCTGATGAACGACTACGCCAGGACCGCGGTCCAGCAGGCCGACGAGCAGAAGGGCGCATCCGGCGCCACCAGCGACTGA
- a CDS encoding inositol-3-phosphate synthase, translating to MSSIRVAIVGVGNCASSLVQGVEYYKDADPSGTVPGLMHVKFGEYHVNDVEFVAAFDVDDKKVGKDLSEAINSSENNTIKIADVPTTGVEVQRGHTLDGIGKYYALTIDESPAEPVDVVQVLKDVQADVLVSYLPVGSEEADKFYAQCAIDAGVAFVNALPVFIASDPEWAKKFEDAGVPIIGDDIKSQVGATITHRVMAKLFEQRGVVLDRTYQLNVGGNMDFKNMLERERLESKKVSKTQAVTSNLDGPLSGVGADDRNVHIGPSDYVAWLDDRKWAYVRLEGRAFGDVPLNLEYKLEVWDSPNSAGIIIDAIRAAKIAKDRGIGGALLSASSYLMKSPPEQREDTEGRVKLEAFIAGTEER from the coding sequence ATGAGTTCAATCCGCGTCGCCATCGTCGGCGTCGGCAACTGCGCCAGCTCGCTCGTGCAGGGTGTCGAGTACTACAAGGACGCCGACCCGTCGGGCACCGTCCCGGGTCTGATGCACGTGAAGTTCGGCGAGTACCACGTCAACGACGTCGAGTTCGTCGCTGCCTTCGACGTCGACGACAAGAAGGTCGGCAAGGACCTCTCCGAGGCGATCAACTCCTCGGAGAACAACACGATCAAGATCGCCGACGTCCCCACGACGGGTGTCGAGGTCCAGCGGGGCCACACCCTCGACGGCATCGGCAAGTACTACGCGCTGACCATCGACGAGTCGCCGGCCGAGCCGGTCGACGTCGTCCAGGTGCTCAAGGACGTCCAGGCCGACGTGCTCGTCTCCTACCTCCCTGTGGGGTCGGAGGAGGCCGACAAGTTCTACGCCCAGTGCGCGATCGATGCGGGCGTGGCCTTCGTCAACGCGCTGCCCGTCTTCATCGCCTCCGACCCCGAGTGGGCCAAGAAGTTCGAGGACGCCGGCGTCCCGATCATCGGTGACGACATCAAGAGCCAGGTCGGCGCGACGATCACGCACCGCGTCATGGCCAAGCTCTTCGAGCAGCGCGGCGTGGTCCTCGACCGCACCTACCAGCTCAATGTCGGCGGCAACATGGACTTCAAGAACATGCTCGAGCGCGAGCGCCTGGAGAGCAAGAAGGTCTCCAAGACGCAGGCCGTCACCTCCAACCTCGACGGCCCGCTGTCCGGCGTCGGTGCGGACGACCGCAATGTCCACATCGGCCCGTCGGACTACGTCGCCTGGCTCGACGACCGCAAGTGGGCCTACGTCCGCCTCGAGGGTCGGGCCTTCGGGGACGTCCCGCTGAACCTCGAGTACAAGCTCGAGGTGTGGGACTCCCCCAACAGCGCCGGCATCATCATCGACGCGATCCGCGCGGCCAAGATCGCCAAGGACCGCGGCATCGGCGGCGCCCTGCTCTCCGCGAGCAGCTACCTCATGAAGTCCCCGCCGGAGCAGCGCGAGGACACCGAGGGCCGCGTCAAGCTCGAGGCCTTCATCGCGGGTACCGAGGAGCGCTGA
- a CDS encoding single-stranded DNA-binding protein produces the protein MAGETPITVIGNLTADPELRFTPSGAAVANFTVASTPRTFDRQTNEWKDAETLFMRCSVWREAAENVAESLTRGTRVVVTGRLISRSWEDKETGQKRSVMEMQVDEVGPSLRYATAKVTKTQRGGGGQGGGGGSWGGGQQGGSGGGFGGQQDDPWATGGAKGGQPAPQAAPQGGGFGGGQAAPAPGGAPQGGQGGGGWGNAPSYDEPPF, from the coding sequence ATGGCTGGCGAGACACCCATCACCGTTATCGGCAACCTCACGGCTGACCCGGAGCTCCGGTTCACCCCGAGTGGCGCCGCAGTGGCCAACTTCACCGTTGCCTCGACCCCTCGTACGTTCGATCGTCAGACGAACGAGTGGAAGGACGCGGAGACGCTCTTCATGCGCTGCTCCGTGTGGCGCGAGGCTGCCGAGAATGTGGCGGAGTCCCTCACCCGTGGTACCCGCGTCGTCGTGACCGGCCGCCTGATCTCCCGTTCCTGGGAGGACAAGGAGACCGGTCAGAAGCGCTCCGTCATGGAGATGCAGGTCGACGAGGTCGGCCCGTCGCTGCGCTATGCCACCGCCAAGGTGACCAAGACCCAGCGAGGTGGCGGCGGCCAGGGTGGCGGCGGCGGTTCCTGGGGCGGCGGCCAGCAGGGTGGTTCGGGTGGCGGCTTCGGCGGCCAGCAGGACGACCCGTGGGCGACCGGCGGCGCCAAGGGCGGTCAGCCTGCCCCGCAGGCGGCCCCGCAGGGTGGCGGCTTCGGCGGCGGCCAGGCGGCTCCTGCTCCGGGTGGCGCCCCGCAGGGTGGCCAGGGCGGCGGTGGCTGGGGCAACGCTCCCAGCTACGACGAGCCTCCCTTCTGA
- the rpsR gene encoding 30S ribosomal protein S18, whose translation MAKPVVRKPKKKANPLKAAKVENIDYKDANLLRKFISDRGKIRARRVTGVSVQEQRRIATAVKNAREMALLPYSSSNR comes from the coding sequence ATGGCCAAGCCCGTAGTGCGCAAGCCCAAGAAGAAGGCCAACCCGCTCAAGGCGGCGAAGGTCGAGAACATCGACTACAAGGACGCGAACCTGCTGCGCAAGTTCATCTCCGACCGCGGGAAGATCCGTGCGCGTCGCGTCACCGGCGTCTCCGTCCAGGAGCAGCGTCGTATCGCGACCGCCGTCAAGAACGCCCGGGAGATGGCCCTGCTGCCCTACTCCTCGTCCAACCGCTGA
- a CDS encoding biotin/lipoyl-binding carrier protein, giving the protein MGHRVESELVANVIAVHVADDQMVAVGDELVLLESMKMEIPVLAERSGRILEVKVAAGDVVQEGEVLVVIDD; this is encoded by the coding sequence ATGGGTCACAGAGTCGAGTCAGAGCTGGTCGCCAATGTCATCGCAGTGCACGTGGCGGACGACCAGATGGTCGCGGTGGGGGACGAGCTCGTCCTCCTCGAGTCGATGAAGATGGAGATCCCTGTCCTCGCCGAGCGGTCCGGCCGGATCCTCGAGGTCAAGGTCGCCGCTGGTGACGTGGTCCAGGAGGGCGAGGTCCTCGTCGTCATCGACGACTGA
- a CDS encoding transglycosylase domain-containing protein, with translation MSHSPRSSAGSRSRRRASSSRSARRKGKRGILRKILIGFALLVALGIGAVVAAYLMIDIPKPNDRAVQQASVLYYSDGKTEMDRIATVNRESVTLDQIPKPVQYAFLAAEDRSFYDNRGISPKGIFRAISGALAGQNRGGGSTITQQYVKNYFLTQDQTLDRKGREILLSVKIDGELSKDQILENYLNTIYFGRGADGIQTASKAYFDKDVQDLTPSEGALLASVIRGPSLYDPALGEEQTTLATGRWNYVLDGMVSQGWMTAAERQDQTFPKTTAPKRSTAKSNDIGFITEEVRTELRNRLRLSDADIDRGGFKIVTTIDKKAQRAAAKAVKEQRPTGERTSDLHIGLASVQPNDGAIRAMYGGAKFSQGKYGYFNSAVDGKMQAGSTMKPFTMIAALRKGLPLSTTYSGASPYYNKAFVSTGAGTSEIQRNGGVVNYGNASYGPATMRTATQKSINTYYAQLNLAVTPKSTARSAEDAGVVGWNGDKRAPLSQTPANVFGTDAVRVIDMANAYATIAAEGRRATPYYIASVKSTGEYKLDYKVKKDVRRAFPQDVARDAIQAMSLVDKPGGTGYPTVADLGRPVGGKTGTTSNNYAAWFDGFTPGQLATAVGMYKGDGRLVEKNQLVNLGGFAEITGGTIPARIWTDYMIGALDGEPVKSLPPAGNVTYRPQTDRPSNAPAPITTTQAPAPRRTTQAPTPRSTTTKSSSSTSSSSSSSSSTTKSSTSSSTSSTSSTSSTTKTSSTPTSTSTTPPPPASTPPPSTSSSTSTPPPPPMTTAPLLTPPARPGAGTGGVGEGE, from the coding sequence ATGTCCCACTCCCCCCGCTCGAGCGCTGGGTCGCGCTCTCGACGCCGGGCGTCGTCCTCGCGGAGTGCTCGACGCAAGGGCAAGCGCGGCATCCTGCGCAAGATCCTCATCGGCTTCGCCCTGCTCGTGGCCCTCGGGATCGGCGCGGTGGTGGCGGCCTACCTGATGATCGACATCCCCAAGCCCAACGACCGGGCCGTTCAGCAGGCGTCCGTCCTCTACTACTCGGACGGCAAGACCGAGATGGACCGGATCGCGACGGTCAACCGCGAGTCGGTCACCCTCGACCAGATCCCCAAGCCGGTGCAGTACGCCTTCCTCGCGGCCGAGGACCGATCCTTCTACGACAACCGGGGCATCTCGCCGAAGGGCATCTTCCGCGCCATCAGCGGTGCCCTCGCCGGCCAGAACCGTGGCGGGGGGTCGACGATCACCCAGCAGTACGTGAAGAACTACTTCCTCACCCAGGACCAGACCCTCGATCGCAAGGGGCGCGAGATCCTGCTGTCGGTGAAGATCGACGGGGAGCTGAGCAAGGACCAGATCCTGGAGAACTACCTCAACACGATCTACTTCGGTCGCGGGGCCGATGGCATCCAGACCGCGTCCAAGGCCTACTTCGACAAGGACGTCCAGGACCTCACGCCGTCCGAGGGCGCGCTGCTGGCCAGCGTGATCCGTGGACCATCCCTCTACGACCCCGCCCTCGGCGAGGAGCAGACCACGCTGGCCACCGGCCGGTGGAACTACGTCCTCGACGGGATGGTCTCGCAGGGCTGGATGACCGCGGCGGAGCGCCAGGACCAGACCTTCCCCAAGACCACGGCTCCCAAGCGCAGCACCGCGAAGTCCAACGACATCGGCTTCATCACCGAAGAGGTGCGCACCGAGCTGCGCAACCGGCTGAGGCTGTCCGACGCCGACATCGACCGGGGCGGCTTCAAGATCGTCACGACGATCGACAAGAAGGCCCAACGGGCGGCGGCCAAGGCGGTCAAGGAACAACGGCCCACCGGGGAGCGGACCTCTGACCTGCACATCGGTCTGGCCTCCGTGCAGCCCAACGACGGAGCCATCCGGGCCATGTACGGCGGAGCGAAGTTCAGCCAGGGCAAGTACGGCTACTTCAACTCCGCGGTCGACGGCAAGATGCAGGCCGGGTCGACGATGAAGCCCTTCACGATGATCGCCGCGCTGCGCAAGGGCCTGCCGTTGTCGACCACGTACAGCGGTGCCAGCCCCTACTACAACAAGGCCTTCGTCTCGACCGGCGCGGGGACCTCCGAGATCCAGCGCAACGGTGGGGTCGTCAACTACGGCAACGCCTCCTACGGCCCGGCCACCATGCGCACCGCGACGCAGAAGTCGATCAACACCTACTACGCGCAGCTCAACCTCGCCGTCACGCCGAAGTCGACCGCGAGGTCGGCCGAGGATGCGGGCGTCGTCGGGTGGAATGGTGACAAGCGCGCGCCGCTGTCGCAGACCCCCGCCAATGTCTTCGGGACGGACGCGGTGCGAGTCATCGACATGGCCAACGCCTACGCGACGATCGCTGCCGAAGGGAGGCGCGCCACCCCCTACTACATCGCCTCGGTCAAGAGCACGGGCGAGTACAAGCTCGACTACAAGGTCAAGAAGGACGTCCGCCGGGCCTTCCCCCAGGACGTCGCACGCGATGCGATCCAGGCGATGAGCCTGGTCGACAAGCCCGGCGGCACCGGCTACCCGACCGTCGCCGACCTCGGACGCCCCGTCGGTGGCAAGACCGGGACGACCTCCAACAACTACGCGGCCTGGTTCGACGGCTTCACCCCCGGCCAGCTCGCGACGGCCGTCGGCATGTACAAGGGTGACGGCCGCCTGGTGGAGAAGAACCAGCTGGTCAACCTCGGCGGCTTCGCCGAGATCACCGGTGGGACCATCCCCGCGAGGATCTGGACGGACTACATGATCGGGGCCCTCGACGGGGAACCGGTCAAGAGCCTCCCGCCGGCCGGCAATGTCACCTACCGACCGCAGACCGACCGGCCGAGCAACGCGCCGGCGCCGATCACGACGACGCAGGCCCCCGCGCCCCGGCGCACGACGCAGGCCCCGACGCCCCGCTCGACCACCACGAAGAGCTCGTCCTCGACCTCGAGCTCCTCCAGCTCGTCCTCGTCGACGACGAAGTCCTCCACGTCGAGCTCCACGAGCTCCACGAGCTCGACGAGCTCGACGACGAAGACCTCGTCGACCCCGACCAGCACGTCGACCACCCCACCACCCCCGGCGTCGACGCCACCGCCGAGCACGTCGTCGTCGACGTCGACGCCACCGCCACCGCCGATGACCACCGCCCCCCTCCTGACCCCGCCCGCGAGGCCGGGCGCGGGCACGGGCGGCGTGGGCGAAGGGGAGTAG
- a CDS encoding PadR family transcriptional regulator, with protein MRRREMLEFAVLGLLHEDPLHGYELRRRLNTRLGAFRALSFGTLYPCLASLQGQDLVSADRDEPPTGSSRRQRITYTITDAGRTAFAQIAGRTDPGSWADEAFDVRVAFFARTEREVRLRILEGRRARLTEQLDGMRTGDGSVRQDRWSAALAAHGEDATERAVAWLDELIDAERRGPQARPGTLSDPSHPAFNPPPTKENP; from the coding sequence GTGCGCCGTCGCGAGATGCTCGAGTTCGCCGTCCTCGGCCTCCTCCACGAGGACCCCCTGCACGGCTACGAGCTGCGCCGCCGGCTCAACACCCGGCTCGGGGCCTTCCGCGCCCTGTCCTTCGGCACCCTCTACCCGTGCCTGGCCAGCCTGCAGGGGCAGGACCTGGTGAGCGCCGACCGTGACGAGCCGCCCACCGGGAGCAGCCGGCGGCAGCGGATCACCTACACGATCACCGACGCCGGTCGGACCGCCTTCGCCCAGATCGCCGGGCGCACCGACCCGGGCAGCTGGGCCGACGAAGCCTTCGACGTGCGGGTGGCCTTCTTCGCCCGGACCGAGCGCGAGGTGCGCCTGCGCATCCTCGAGGGCCGACGCGCCCGGCTGACCGAGCAGCTCGACGGCATGCGCACCGGTGACGGGTCCGTGCGGCAGGACCGGTGGTCCGCCGCGCTCGCGGCCCACGGCGAGGACGCCACCGAGCGGGCCGTCGCCTGGCTCGACGAGCTCATCGACGCCGAGCGGCGTGGCCCGCAGGCCAGGCCCGGCACGCTCAGCGATCCCTCCCACCCAGCTTTCAACCCGCCCCCCACCAAGGAGAACCCATGA
- the rpsF gene encoding 30S ribosomal protein S6, producing MRQYELMVIFDPETDERAVQPLLDKFLTVVTNDGGTVDKIDHWGRRRLAYEINKKAEGLYAVANLTCTPDTSKELDRQMGLSEQVLRTKLMRSEA from the coding sequence ATGCGTCAGTACGAACTCATGGTCATCTTCGACCCCGAGACCGACGAGCGGGCCGTCCAGCCGCTGCTCGACAAGTTCCTCACCGTCGTCACCAATGACGGTGGCACCGTGGACAAGATCGACCACTGGGGTCGTCGTCGTCTCGCGTACGAGATCAACAAGAAGGCTGAGGGCCTCTACGCCGTCGCCAACCTGACCTGCACGCCGGACACGAGCAAAGAGCTCGACCGGCAGATGGGTCTGTCCGAGCAGGTCCTGCGGACCAAGCTCATGCGCAGCGAGGCCTGA
- a CDS encoding cytochrome P450, whose translation MSDVDLSARELLDDPYPLLARWRAAGPMLRSLDGRWVATTHAAVSATLRHRAMGRIWSDWQPAEQMEPFNTLHRHQLMENEPPEHTRMRRLLAGAFAKGHVERMRPRIEQLADSMLDQLGATGSVDILAAYAEPMPVFVIADLLGVPREDHARLRDWSQSIVHMYEQGVDEATREAAVRASVDFAAYTREVVEMRRARPGDDLVSDLIAERDGAAGFSDDELVATVILLLNAGHEASVNVFGNGLSSLLTHPDQLARITAGEVGVATALEELIRFDAPLQLFERTATQDVEVEGVLVRAGEKVACLMGSANRDTSVFGDGPGTGADCFDVSRDPNPHVGFGLGRHFCLGAPLARVELEITVRRLLERFPHITLAATPPRRPTWVLRGFEALEVDLG comes from the coding sequence ATGAGTGATGTCGACCTGTCCGCACGGGAGCTCCTGGACGACCCCTACCCGCTGCTCGCCCGGTGGCGTGCGGCCGGGCCGATGCTCCGTTCCCTCGACGGGCGGTGGGTGGCCACGACCCACGCTGCAGTCAGCGCCACCCTGCGGCACCGGGCCATGGGTCGGATCTGGTCCGACTGGCAGCCGGCGGAGCAGATGGAGCCCTTCAACACCCTGCACCGCCACCAGCTGATGGAGAACGAGCCGCCCGAGCACACGCGCATGCGCCGCCTGCTCGCCGGGGCCTTCGCCAAGGGGCACGTCGAGCGGATGCGGCCGAGGATCGAGCAGCTCGCCGACTCCATGCTCGATCAGCTCGGCGCGACGGGGTCGGTGGACATCCTCGCCGCCTACGCGGAGCCGATGCCGGTCTTCGTCATCGCCGACCTCCTCGGTGTCCCGCGTGAGGACCATGCCCGGCTGCGCGACTGGTCCCAGTCGATCGTGCACATGTACGAGCAGGGGGTCGACGAGGCCACCCGCGAGGCTGCCGTGCGCGCCAGCGTCGACTTCGCGGCCTACACGCGAGAGGTCGTCGAGATGCGGCGGGCCCGTCCGGGGGACGACCTCGTCAGCGACCTCATCGCCGAGCGGGACGGCGCCGCAGGATTCAGCGACGACGAGCTCGTCGCCACCGTCATCCTGCTCCTCAACGCGGGGCACGAGGCGTCGGTCAACGTCTTCGGCAACGGCCTCAGCTCGCTGCTGACCCACCCCGACCAGCTCGCCCGGATCACCGCTGGCGAGGTGGGCGTCGCGACCGCACTCGAGGAGCTGATCCGCTTCGACGCGCCCCTGCAGCTCTTCGAGCGGACCGCCACCCAGGACGTCGAGGTCGAAGGGGTGCTGGTGCGGGCCGGTGAGAAGGTCGCCTGCCTCATGGGCTCGGCCAACCGGGACACCTCGGTCTTCGGGGACGGACCCGGCACGGGTGCCGACTGCTTCGATGTCTCCCGCGACCCCAACCCGCACGTCGGCTTCGGGCTCGGCCGACACTTCTGCCTGGGCGCACCGCTGGCGCGGGTCGAGCTGGAGATCACGGTGCGGCGGCTGCTCGAGCGCTTCCCGCACATCACTCTCGCCGCCACACCACCTCGCCGGCCGACCTGGGTGCTGCGCGGCTTCGAGGCGCTCGAGGTCGATCTGGGCTGA